One Microplitis demolitor isolate Queensland-Clemson2020A chromosome 2, iyMicDemo2.1a, whole genome shotgun sequence DNA segment encodes these proteins:
- the LOC103568475 gene encoding glutathione hydrolase 1 proenzyme has translation MTTKDKNITGDKIPFKFIAIMVAVTAIIFTLILSSTQTIKDNDKNFNLKIPTPLTAGKLREFKSGAVCVDDAYCAEIGRKTLARNGSAVDAVIAASLCNGLGFMQSMGIGGGFVMTIYERTTKRAYYLNARDRAPLAAHGDMFWNKSGTASFKGPLAVTVPGEIAGYWAAHQRFGKLPWADLFTDTIELCERGWILSQIQLNDLLQYEASIKNDPTLRSLFVNETTKKFKTPGSLIKHDKLCDTFKVIAEKGANEFYNGTLGQTLVEDLRKQGGILTMEDLRNYSAIWQDPLETELSNGIKLFTSNFPSSGALLVFIMNIFDEFKFTPNSINDDENTVETYHRMIETFKFAFAARSKLGDPDYNDLTEVTKNLTSKDYARAIKARINDSRTWNDAAHYEGGTQLLEDHGTAHLVVLSPAGDAVSITSSINTPFGSFLVGEKTGILFNNGMNDFSIPSVVNFFGLPGTSEKNSIQPGKRPLSSMAPSIFVNTDGNVKMVIAASGGTRIITSLACTIARILWMGNTIKEAIDASRIHHQLLPMTLSYESGISKSVIKGLKDLGHTVSQDSYQAYSFVAAILKSNNYIYANSDFRRNGDACGIN, from the exons ATGACTACTAAAGACaag aatattacAGGTGACAAAATACCATTTAAATTCATAGCTATTATGGTTGCAGTAACtgcaataatatttacattaattttatcaagcaCTCAAACTATAaaagataatgataaaaactttaatttgaaaataccTACGCCCTTAACTGCAGGTAAATTGAGAGAATTTAAAAGCGGTGCGGTATGCGTTGATGATGCTTACTGTGCAGAGATAGGAAg AAAAACATTAGCTCGAAATGGTTCGGCCGTAGATGCTGTAATTGCCGCTTCACTTTGCAATGGCCTTGGATTCATGCAGAGCATGGGAATTGGTGGTGGATTTGTTATGACAATTTATGAAAGAACTACGAAAAGagcttattatttaaatgctcGAGATCGAGCACCTCTGGCAGCTCATGGAGATATGTTTTGGAACAAAAGTGGAACGGCTTCATTCAAGGGACCACTTGCTGTGACAGTACCTGGGGAAATCGCTGGTTACTGGGCAGCACACCAACGATTTGGTAAATTACCATGGGCTGATTTATTCACAGATACTATTGAATTGTGTGAAAGAGGATGGATACTATCGCAAATACAACTAAATGATTTATTGCAATATGAAGCGAGCATTAAAAATGACCCGACATTGAG atccTTGTTTGTAAATGAAACGACAAAGAAGTTTAAAACACCAGGGAGTCTTATTAAACATGACAAACTTTGTGACACTTTTAAGGTGATTGCAGAAAAAGGTGCTAATGAATTTTACAATGGAACACTGGGACAAACTCTAGTTGAAGATTTACGAAAACAAGGTGGGATTTTAACGATGGAAGATTTACGTAATTACTCGGCTATATGGCAAGATCCACTGGAAACTGAATTGTCTAatggaattaaattatttacatcaaaTTTTCCAAGCAGCGGCGCACTGCttgtatttattatgaatatttttgatgaatttaaatttacaccaAACAGTATAAATGATGATGAAAATACTGTTGAAACATATCATAGAATGATTGAGACTTTCAAATTTGCCTTTGCTGCTAGAAGTAAATTAGGCGATCCTGATTACAATGATCTGACAGag gTAACAAAGAATTTAACATCAAAAGATTATGCACGAGCGATAAAGGCCCGAATAAATGACTCAAGAACATGGAATGATGCTGCACACTACGAAGGTGGTACTCAACTCCTTGAAGATCATGGTACTGCTCACTTAGTAGTTTTATCACCAGCTGGAGATGCTGTATCAATTACAAGTTCCATTAACACTCC CTTCGGTAGTTTCCTAGTAGGAGAAAAAACAggaattttattcaacaacggtatgaatgatttttcaattccGTCAGTTGTAAATTTCTTCGGGCTTCCAGGAACaagcgaaaaaaattcaatacaacCTGGGAAAAGACCTTTATCATCAATGGCACCATCAATTTTTGTAAACACAGATGGAAATGTAAAAATGGTAATTGCTGCGTCTGGTGGCACTAGAATTATTACTTCTTTAGCTTGC ACAATAGCACGAATTTTATGGATGGGTAATACAATAAAAGAAGCCATCGATGCTTCGAGAATTCATCATCAACTTTTACCAATGACACTCAGTTACGAATCTGGCATATCAAAATCCGTGATTAAGGGGTTAAAAGATTTAGGACATACAGTATCTCAAGATAGCTATCAAGCTTACAGTTTTGTAGCtgctattttaaaatcaaacaatTATATCTACGCCAACTCAGATTTTAGACGGAACGGCGACGCATGTGgtattaattaa
- the LOC106693439 gene encoding nuclear protein 1 — translation MSDSSTFTDEYEHFNYDYDKYIFSKNGGKQRSKREVSEHTNHFDPNGHSRKIVTKLHNTEMNKRNVTKAKA, via the coding sequence ATGTCTGATTCATCAACATTCACTGACGAATACGAGCATTTCAATTACGATTACGACAAGTacatattttctaaaaacgGTGGTAAACAAAGGAGTAAACGGGAAGTAAGTGAGCACACAAATCATTTTGATCCAAACGGACATTCTAGAAAAATCGTAACAAAGTTACACAATACTGAGATGAATAAACGTAATGTCACTAAAGCCAAGGCataa
- the LOC103568474 gene encoding uncharacterized protein DDB_G0290685 encodes MNQVHNDLNSTCPTVAITNRMSAPDINIANLSFNGEIYSLELGNTTIGRSRKNDVHLDDDSVSAFHSNVEVRNSGIFITDLHSTNSTFIDNNKILPRTRYRLTHGSVLKFGNVEGMIEIFGYDIIIRSDSLISNFSLSMQTERIRESVSFEVGLNLSSDIEVVHERSGINVVEEVLVNAGIDKDDGNDHITDVARPSDNGVKNDDDGGGKDEKNYGNNNDTDGPQNGGNDDSNYHHDENKDNDSTDIIDLSDISDNGVDDDVGTEAHENDNNNTGIIGIDNISDNSVDDGTEADENDNNDNEDNDNNGNDVVGPQGNESDNHNDDYDDNSGTKGDKDNNNTYIIGFGYTSDNGVDDDNTEADENDNNDKDNDSDVDDLQDDDNNSGDDDDNDNSGDGSGGDDNGVKVNDSSDESNNNDDESNDSDDNKDSVNDRNNAGHRYYLRKRVTEKHVSFDKYLCARKKK; translated from the exons ATGAATCAGGTTCACAATGATCTTAATTCCACGTGTCCAACTGTAGCGATAACGAATAGAATGTCAGCTCCtgatataaat atagcTAATCTGTCTTTCAATGgagaaatttattcattagaATTGGGAAACACTACTATCGGTCGTTCCCGTAAGAATGATGTCCATTTGGATGATGAT tcaGTGTCAGCGTTTCATTCCAACGTGGAGGTGCGAAATTCGGGTATATTCATAACGGATTTACATTCTACAAACTCAACGTTTATTGACaat aacaaaattttacctCGAACAAGATACCGTCTCACTCATGGCTCggttttaaaatttggaaatgTTGAAGgaatgattgaaattttcgGGTATGACATAATAATAAGAAGTGACTCACTTATATCCAATTTCTCTTTGAGTATGCAAACAGAAAGAATTAGGGAATCCGTCAGTTTTGAGGTGGGATTGAATTTATCATCGGACATTGAAGTAGTTCACGAGAGAAGTGGTATAAATGTTGTCGAAGAAGTCTTAGTAAATGCTGGTATTGATAAAGATGATGGTAATGATCATATTACTGATGTTGCTAGACCGAGTGATAATggtgttaaaaatgatgatgatggtggtggcaaagatgaaaaaaattatggtaataataatgatacgGATGGCCCACAAAATGGTGGTAATGATGATAGTAATTATCATcatgatgaaaataaagataatgatAGCACAGATATAATTGATCTCAGTGATATTAGTGATAATGGAGTTGATGATGATGTTGGTACCGAAGCTcatgaaaatgataataataacacagGTATAATTGgtattgataatattagtgATAATTCGGTTGATGATGGCACAGAAGCtgatgaaaatgataataatgataatgaggataatgataataacggTAATGATGTGGTTGGTCCACAAGGTAATGAAAGCGATAATCataatgatgattatgatgataATAGTGGTACAAAAGGtgataaagataataataacacgTATATAATTGGTTTTGGTTATACTAGTGATAATGGGGTTGACGATGATAATACCGAAGCAGATgaaaatgacaataatgatAAGGATAATGATAGTGATGTGGATGATCTAcaagatgatgataataatagtggtgatgatgatgataatgataatagtgGTGATGGTAGTGGTGGTGATGATAATGGTGTCAAAGTTAATGATAGTAGTGatgaaagtaataataatgatgatgaaagTAATGATAGTGACGATAATAAGGATAGTGTTAATGACAGAAATAATGCTGGACATCGTTATTATTTACGGAAAAGAGTAACAGAGAAACATGTGTCgttcgataaatatttatgtgcaaggaaaaaaaagtaa